A single region of the Polyangiaceae bacterium genome encodes:
- a CDS encoding pyridoxal-phosphate dependent enzyme, which produces MDRLVRSRRLASVLDAVGNTPLLRLEKVAQSAPSVEVYVKLEFANPGGSVKDRPALNIMKDAIADGRLAGGRVLIDATSGNTGVAYAMVGAALGIEVELVMPKNVTKARKDITQAYGAKLVYSDPMEGSDGAIRLVRKMVAEDPERYFYADQYSNPSNPGAHEKTTGEEILDALGDRITHFVAGLGTSGTMMGTTRRLHRHTRKITCVEMQPAEALHGLEGLKHMESSIVPNIYDSGVPDERITVDTEDGWDMADRVAAEEGLHVGHSSGANIFAAVKIAERLHREQGGGCVVTIACDRGDRYFAPMKWERRYRW; this is translated from the coding sequence ATGGACCGTCTCGTTCGCTCCCGGCGCTTGGCCTCGGTGCTCGACGCCGTGGGCAACACGCCGCTCTTGCGCTTGGAGAAGGTCGCCCAGAGCGCACCCAGCGTGGAGGTGTACGTCAAGCTCGAGTTCGCGAACCCCGGCGGCTCCGTGAAGGATCGCCCGGCGCTGAACATCATGAAGGACGCCATCGCGGATGGGCGCCTGGCCGGCGGCAGGGTGCTGATCGACGCGACCAGCGGCAACACCGGAGTGGCCTACGCCATGGTGGGCGCCGCCCTCGGCATCGAGGTGGAGCTGGTGATGCCCAAGAACGTCACCAAGGCGCGCAAGGACATCACTCAGGCCTACGGCGCGAAGCTCGTGTACAGCGATCCGATGGAAGGTTCCGACGGCGCCATTCGCCTGGTGCGGAAGATGGTGGCAGAAGACCCCGAGCGCTACTTCTACGCGGATCAGTACTCGAACCCGTCCAACCCCGGCGCCCACGAGAAGACCACCGGCGAAGAGATCTTGGACGCCCTGGGAGATCGCATCACGCACTTCGTTGCCGGGCTCGGCACCAGCGGCACCATGATGGGTACCACCCGGCGGCTTCATCGTCACACGCGCAAGATCACCTGCGTGGAGATGCAACCCGCGGAAGCGCTGCACGGACTCGAGGGGCTGAAGCACATGGAGTCGAGCATCGTGCCGAACATCTACGACTCCGGTGTGCCGGACGAGCGCATCACCGTGGACACGGAGGACGGCTGGGACATGGCCGACCGGGTGGCGGCGGAAGAGGGGCTGCACGTCGGGCATTCCAGCGGCGCGAATATCTTCGCCGCGGTGAAGATCGCCGAGCGCCTGCATCGAGAGCAGGGCGGCGGTTGCGTGGTGACCATCGCCTGCGACCGTGGGGATCGCTACTTCGCCCCCATGAAATGGGAACGGAGGTACCGGTGGTGA
- a CDS encoding Mov34/MPN/PAD-1 family protein, with the protein MGTEVPVVSEPAWVRGGIRIPRSVLDEIERAGRAAYQRDEEACGYLVGPDADPLLADRAVELENLANKYHRVDPEGHPRTGREYFKINSLVFERAIREGAEGGRPVKVFFHSHLDCGAYFSAEDAASMTMGGAGGPSYALSYLVTAVDAGEVTAHKLFIWDDAKREFVEAPLSVIEG; encoded by the coding sequence ATGGGAACGGAGGTACCGGTGGTGAGCGAGCCGGCTTGGGTGCGCGGAGGCATCCGAATTCCCAGGTCCGTGTTGGACGAGATCGAGCGGGCCGGCCGCGCGGCGTACCAGCGGGACGAAGAGGCCTGTGGCTACCTGGTCGGACCGGACGCCGACCCGCTGCTCGCGGACCGGGCGGTGGAGCTGGAGAACTTGGCAAACAAGTACCACCGGGTGGATCCCGAAGGCCATCCACGCACCGGCCGGGAGTACTTCAAGATCAACTCCTTGGTCTTCGAGCGAGCAATCCGCGAAGGCGCCGAGGGCGGCCGTCCGGTGAAGGTGTTCTTTCACTCCCACCTCGACTGCGGCGCGTACTTCAGCGCCGAAGACGCCGCCAGCATGACCATGGGGGGCGCCGGCGGCCCGAGCTACGCCCTCAGCTATCTCGTCACCGCGGTGGACGCCGGCGAGGTCACGGCCCACAAGCTCTTCATTTGGGACGACGCGAAGCGGGAGTTCGTGGAGGCCCCGCTCTCGGTGATCGAAGGCTGA